From the Clupea harengus chromosome 15, Ch_v2.0.2, whole genome shotgun sequence genome, one window contains:
- the LOC116223751 gene encoding transcriptional repressor protein YY1-like isoform X4, with translation MASGETLYIETDGSEMPAEIVELHEIEVETIPVETIETTVVGEDDDDEHQPMIALQPLDSDDPSQVHHHQEVILVQTREEVVGGDDSDLHADDGYEDQILIPVPTPGAEDEYIGQTLVTVAGKSSIGRMKKGGGSSGKRAGKKSYLSAAEATGRKWEQKQVQIKTLEGEFSVTMWASDDKKDIDHETVVEEHIVGENSPPDYSEYMTGKKLPPGGIPGIDLSDPKQLAEFARMKPRKIKEDDAPRTIACPHKGCTKMFRDNSAMRKHLHTHGPRVHVCAECGKAFVESSKLKRHQLVHTGEKPFQCTFEGCGKRFSLDFNLRTHVRIHTGDRPYVCPFDGCNKKFAQSTNLKSHILTHAKAKNNQ, from the exons ATGGCATCCGGCGAAACGCTGTATATAGAAACGGATGGCTCCGAGATGCCGGCGGAGATAGTGGAACTTCATGAAATAGAAGTAGAAACGATTCCCGTGGAGACTATTGAGACTACGGTGGTCGGCGAAGACGATGATGACGAACACCAACCTATGATCGCCCTACAACCGCTTGATTCAGACGACCCAAGTCAGGTTCATCACCACCAAGAAGTAATTCTTGTCCAAACCCGAGAGGAGGTTGTCGGCGGGGACGACTCAGACCTCCATGCGGACGATGGATATGAGGATCAAATCCTTATTCCAGTCCCGACTCCCGGGGCCGAGGATGAATATATCGGTCAGACTCTGGTTACTGTTGCAGGGAAAAGCTCCATAGGGCGGATGAAGAAGGGGGGAGGCAGTAGTGGAAAGAGAGCGGGCAAAAAAAGCTATCTAAGTGCTGCAGAAGCTACCGGAAGAAAATGGGAGCAAAAGCAAGTGCAAATAAAGACACTGGAAGGAGAATTTTCCGTTACGATGTGGGCATCAG ATGACAAGAAGGACATCGACCATGAGACGGTCGTGGAGGAGCACATCGTGGGGGAGAACTCTCCCCCGGACTACTCGGAGTACATGACGGGGAAGAAGCTCCCGCCGGGAGGCATCCCCGGGATCGACCTCTCCGACCCCAAACAGCTGGCGGAGTTCGCAAG GATGAAGCCACGGAAGATCAAAGAGGACGATGCGCCCAGGACGATAGCGTGTCCTCACAAG gGCTGTACAAAGATGTTCCGGGATAACTCGGCGATGCGGAAGCATCTACACACCCACGGGCcccgtgtgcacgtgtgtgcggaGTGTGGCAAGGCCTTCGTGGAGAGCTCCAAACTCAAGCGGCACCAGCTGGTACACACCGGAGAGAAACCCTTccag TGCACGTTTGAGGGCTGTGGGAAGCGCTTCTCTCTGGACTTTAACCTGCGGACACACGTGCGCATCCACACGGGCGACCGCCCCTACGTCTGCCCCTTCGACGGCTGCAACAAGAAGTTCGCCCAGTCCACCAACCTCAAGtctcacatcctcacacacgcAAAAGCCAAAAATAACCAGTGA
- the LOC116223751 gene encoding transcriptional repressor protein YY1-like isoform X3, whose translation MASGETLYIETDGSEMPAEIVELHEIEVETIPVETIETTVVGEDDDDEHQPMIALQPLDSDDPSQVHHHQEVILVQTREEVVGGDDSDLHADDGYEDQILIPVPTPGAEDEYIGQTLVTVAGKSSIGRMKKGGGSSGKRAGKKSYLSAAEATGRKWEQKQVQIKTLEGEFSVTMWASDDKKDIDHETVVEEHIVGENSPPDYSEYMTGKKLPPGGIPGIDLSDPKQLAEFASPRMKPRKIKEDDAPRTIACPHKGCTKMFRDNSAMRKHLHTHGPRVHVCAECGKAFVESSKLKRHQLVHTGEKPFQCTFEGCGKRFSLDFNLRTHVRIHTGDRPYVCPFDGCNKKFAQSTNLKSHILTHAKAKNNQ comes from the exons ATGGCATCCGGCGAAACGCTGTATATAGAAACGGATGGCTCCGAGATGCCGGCGGAGATAGTGGAACTTCATGAAATAGAAGTAGAAACGATTCCCGTGGAGACTATTGAGACTACGGTGGTCGGCGAAGACGATGATGACGAACACCAACCTATGATCGCCCTACAACCGCTTGATTCAGACGACCCAAGTCAGGTTCATCACCACCAAGAAGTAATTCTTGTCCAAACCCGAGAGGAGGTTGTCGGCGGGGACGACTCAGACCTCCATGCGGACGATGGATATGAGGATCAAATCCTTATTCCAGTCCCGACTCCCGGGGCCGAGGATGAATATATCGGTCAGACTCTGGTTACTGTTGCAGGGAAAAGCTCCATAGGGCGGATGAAGAAGGGGGGAGGCAGTAGTGGAAAGAGAGCGGGCAAAAAAAGCTATCTAAGTGCTGCAGAAGCTACCGGAAGAAAATGGGAGCAAAAGCAAGTGCAAATAAAGACACTGGAAGGAGAATTTTCCGTTACGATGTGGGCATCAG ATGACAAGAAGGACATCGACCATGAGACGGTCGTGGAGGAGCACATCGTGGGGGAGAACTCTCCCCCGGACTACTCGGAGTACATGACGGGGAAGAAGCTCCCGCCGGGAGGCATCCCCGGGATCGACCTCTCCGACCCCAAACAGCTGGCGGAGTTCGCAAG CCCCAGGATGAAGCCACGGAAGATCAAAGAGGACGATGCGCCCAGGACGATAGCGTGTCCTCACAAG gGCTGTACAAAGATGTTCCGGGATAACTCGGCGATGCGGAAGCATCTACACACCCACGGGCcccgtgtgcacgtgtgtgcggaGTGTGGCAAGGCCTTCGTGGAGAGCTCCAAACTCAAGCGGCACCAGCTGGTACACACCGGAGAGAAACCCTTccag TGCACGTTTGAGGGCTGTGGGAAGCGCTTCTCTCTGGACTTTAACCTGCGGACACACGTGCGCATCCACACGGGCGACCGCCCCTACGTCTGCCCCTTCGACGGCTGCAACAAGAAGTTCGCCCAGTCCACCAACCTCAAGtctcacatcctcacacacgcAAAAGCCAAAAATAACCAGTGA
- the LOC116223751 gene encoding transcriptional repressor protein YY1-like isoform X2, translating into MASGETLYIETDGSEMPAEIVELHEIEVETIPVETIETTVVGEDDDDEHQPMIALQPLDSDDPSQVHHHQEVILVQTREEVVGGDDSDLHADDGYEDQILIPVPTPGAEDEYIGQTLVTVAGKSSIGRMKKGGGSSGKRAGKKSYLSAAEATGRKWEQKQVQIKTLEGEFSVTMWASDDKKDIDHETVVEEHIVGENSPPDYSEYMTGKKLPPGGIPGIDLSDPKQLAEFASPFSEVTSPHKSDPRWMKPRKIKEDDAPRTIACPHKGCTKMFRDNSAMRKHLHTHGPRVHVCAECGKAFVESSKLKRHQLVHTGEKPFQCTFEGCGKRFSLDFNLRTHVRIHTGDRPYVCPFDGCNKKFAQSTNLKSHILTHAKAKNNQ; encoded by the exons ATGGCATCCGGCGAAACGCTGTATATAGAAACGGATGGCTCCGAGATGCCGGCGGAGATAGTGGAACTTCATGAAATAGAAGTAGAAACGATTCCCGTGGAGACTATTGAGACTACGGTGGTCGGCGAAGACGATGATGACGAACACCAACCTATGATCGCCCTACAACCGCTTGATTCAGACGACCCAAGTCAGGTTCATCACCACCAAGAAGTAATTCTTGTCCAAACCCGAGAGGAGGTTGTCGGCGGGGACGACTCAGACCTCCATGCGGACGATGGATATGAGGATCAAATCCTTATTCCAGTCCCGACTCCCGGGGCCGAGGATGAATATATCGGTCAGACTCTGGTTACTGTTGCAGGGAAAAGCTCCATAGGGCGGATGAAGAAGGGGGGAGGCAGTAGTGGAAAGAGAGCGGGCAAAAAAAGCTATCTAAGTGCTGCAGAAGCTACCGGAAGAAAATGGGAGCAAAAGCAAGTGCAAATAAAGACACTGGAAGGAGAATTTTCCGTTACGATGTGGGCATCAG ATGACAAGAAGGACATCGACCATGAGACGGTCGTGGAGGAGCACATCGTGGGGGAGAACTCTCCCCCGGACTACTCGGAGTACATGACGGGGAAGAAGCTCCCGCCGGGAGGCATCCCCGGGATCGACCTCTCCGACCCCAAACAGCTGGCGGAGTTCGCAAG TCCCTTCAGTGAGGTTACCAGCCCCCATAAGTCCGATCCGcgctg GATGAAGCCACGGAAGATCAAAGAGGACGATGCGCCCAGGACGATAGCGTGTCCTCACAAG gGCTGTACAAAGATGTTCCGGGATAACTCGGCGATGCGGAAGCATCTACACACCCACGGGCcccgtgtgcacgtgtgtgcggaGTGTGGCAAGGCCTTCGTGGAGAGCTCCAAACTCAAGCGGCACCAGCTGGTACACACCGGAGAGAAACCCTTccag TGCACGTTTGAGGGCTGTGGGAAGCGCTTCTCTCTGGACTTTAACCTGCGGACACACGTGCGCATCCACACGGGCGACCGCCCCTACGTCTGCCCCTTCGACGGCTGCAACAAGAAGTTCGCCCAGTCCACCAACCTCAAGtctcacatcctcacacacgcAAAAGCCAAAAATAACCAGTGA
- the LOC116223751 gene encoding transcriptional repressor protein YY1-like isoform X1 encodes MASGETLYIETDGSEMPAEIVELHEIEVETIPVETIETTVVGEDDDDEHQPMIALQPLDSDDPSQVHHHQEVILVQTREEVVGGDDSDLHADDGYEDQILIPVPTPGAEDEYIGQTLVTVAGKSSIGRMKKGGGSSGKRAGKKSYLSAAEATGRKWEQKQVQIKTLEGEFSVTMWASDDKKDIDHETVVEEHIVGENSPPDYSEYMTGKKLPPGGIPGIDLSDPKQLAEFASPFSEVTSPHKSDPRCPRMKPRKIKEDDAPRTIACPHKGCTKMFRDNSAMRKHLHTHGPRVHVCAECGKAFVESSKLKRHQLVHTGEKPFQCTFEGCGKRFSLDFNLRTHVRIHTGDRPYVCPFDGCNKKFAQSTNLKSHILTHAKAKNNQ; translated from the exons ATGGCATCCGGCGAAACGCTGTATATAGAAACGGATGGCTCCGAGATGCCGGCGGAGATAGTGGAACTTCATGAAATAGAAGTAGAAACGATTCCCGTGGAGACTATTGAGACTACGGTGGTCGGCGAAGACGATGATGACGAACACCAACCTATGATCGCCCTACAACCGCTTGATTCAGACGACCCAAGTCAGGTTCATCACCACCAAGAAGTAATTCTTGTCCAAACCCGAGAGGAGGTTGTCGGCGGGGACGACTCAGACCTCCATGCGGACGATGGATATGAGGATCAAATCCTTATTCCAGTCCCGACTCCCGGGGCCGAGGATGAATATATCGGTCAGACTCTGGTTACTGTTGCAGGGAAAAGCTCCATAGGGCGGATGAAGAAGGGGGGAGGCAGTAGTGGAAAGAGAGCGGGCAAAAAAAGCTATCTAAGTGCTGCAGAAGCTACCGGAAGAAAATGGGAGCAAAAGCAAGTGCAAATAAAGACACTGGAAGGAGAATTTTCCGTTACGATGTGGGCATCAG ATGACAAGAAGGACATCGACCATGAGACGGTCGTGGAGGAGCACATCGTGGGGGAGAACTCTCCCCCGGACTACTCGGAGTACATGACGGGGAAGAAGCTCCCGCCGGGAGGCATCCCCGGGATCGACCTCTCCGACCCCAAACAGCTGGCGGAGTTCGCAAG TCCCTTCAGTGAGGTTACCAGCCCCCATAAGTCCGATCCGcgctg CCCCAGGATGAAGCCACGGAAGATCAAAGAGGACGATGCGCCCAGGACGATAGCGTGTCCTCACAAG gGCTGTACAAAGATGTTCCGGGATAACTCGGCGATGCGGAAGCATCTACACACCCACGGGCcccgtgtgcacgtgtgtgcggaGTGTGGCAAGGCCTTCGTGGAGAGCTCCAAACTCAAGCGGCACCAGCTGGTACACACCGGAGAGAAACCCTTccag TGCACGTTTGAGGGCTGTGGGAAGCGCTTCTCTCTGGACTTTAACCTGCGGACACACGTGCGCATCCACACGGGCGACCGCCCCTACGTCTGCCCCTTCGACGGCTGCAACAAGAAGTTCGCCCAGTCCACCAACCTCAAGtctcacatcctcacacacgcAAAAGCCAAAAATAACCAGTGA